In one Mesorhizobium australicum genomic region, the following are encoded:
- a CDS encoding DUF29 domain-containing protein translates to MNKVFRLQELTHYETDFARWCAEQGAMLREGRLDTLDRENLAEEIESLGRSERREIENRLKVLLVHLLKWRHQPESRSGSWRSTIRGQRQGIAKIIKESPSLRGHPSKALAEEYAYAIPEAADETGLPETVFPTTCPFTIEQVLDLNWLPDAG, encoded by the coding sequence ATGAACAAGGTCTTCCGCCTCCAGGAGTTGACGCACTACGAAACGGACTTTGCTCGCTGGTGCGCCGAGCAGGGAGCCATGTTGCGCGAAGGTCGTCTCGACACACTCGATCGCGAGAACCTTGCCGAGGAGATCGAGAGCTTGGGACGGAGCGAGCGGCGGGAGATCGAGAACAGGCTGAAGGTGCTGTTGGTCCACCTGCTGAAATGGCGTCATCAGCCGGAGAGCCGAAGTGGAAGTTGGCGTTCGACGATCCGGGGACAACGGCAGGGGATCGCGAAGATAATCAAGGAAAGTCCGAGTCTTCGCGGCCATCCGTCGAAGGCACTCGCCGAGGAATACGCCTACGCGATTCCGGAGGCTGCCGACGAGACCGGCCTCCCCGAGACGGTGTTCCCCACGACCTGCCCTTTCACGATCGAGCAGGTTCTCGACTTGAACTGGCTCCCCGACGCAGGATAA
- a CDS encoding putative quinol monooxygenase yields MIYVVATIELKSGSVDAIRAAAAACRVETLKEDGCIAYEMFSSLDNPDKLVVVEKWATREALTAHSKQPHLKAWREASAPFTASRKIEIVHPEKIEEF; encoded by the coding sequence ATGATCTACGTCGTCGCCACCATCGAGCTGAAGTCCGGTTCGGTCGACGCCATCCGCGCGGCCGCCGCGGCCTGCCGCGTCGAGACGCTGAAAGAGGACGGCTGCATCGCCTATGAGATGTTCTCCAGCCTGGACAATCCCGACAAGCTGGTCGTGGTCGAGAAGTGGGCGACGCGCGAGGCGCTGACGGCGCATTCTAAGCAGCCGCACCTGAAAGCCTGGCGCGAGGCGAGCGCGCCGTTCACCGCGTCGCGCAAGATCGAGATCGTGCACCCCGAGAAGATCGAGGAGTTC